A region of Argentina anserina chromosome 5, drPotAnse1.1, whole genome shotgun sequence DNA encodes the following proteins:
- the LOC126795906 gene encoding uncharacterized protein LOC126795906 yields the protein MRPEASSSGAAVVSESTPSFSSPSAPSTPASSGKRSRDPDDEVYLDNFHSHKRYLSEIMASSLNGLTVGDPLPDNLMESPARSDPMFYARDEMPLEYSPMSEDSDDSRFCENPINTFSSQPDSTPSSPVSPYRYQRQLNGFSSTCSTSSHASHSCPLTNFNCPQSRQRGSDSEGRFPSSPSDICHSADLRRAALLRSVQMRTQPLGPPSFDLTFGSGQESISSIEGEERPCAFMKSLVDERDYQIGECSSMAISAPDFKAEKSCRMMNMDVKGNQSSSG from the exons ATGCGTCCAGAGGCGAGCTCATCAGGAGCAGCAGTAGTCTCAGAATCTACACCTTCATTTTCATCACCGTCGGCACCGTCAACCCCCGCATCATCTGGAAAGCGAAGCAGAGATCCTGATGATGAGGTCTACCTCGACAATTTCCACTCTCACAAGCGTTATCTCAGCGAG atcATGGCATCTAGTTTGAATGGACTTACAGTTGGAGATCCACTCCCTGACAATCTAATGGAATCTCCAGCAAGGTCTGATCCAATGTTTTATGCAAG GGATGAGATGCCCTTAGAATACTCACCAATGTCAGAGGACTCAGATGACTCGAGATTTTGTGAGAACCCTATCAACACATTTTCCTCACAACCTGACAGCACCCCTTCTAGTCCAGTCTCTCCATATAGGTATCAAAGACAACTTAATGGGTTTTCTTCAACTTGTTCGACTAGTTCGCATGCTTCACATAGCTGCCCTCTCACTAATTTCAACTGCCCACAGTCCCGTCAACGAGGCTCTGATTCAGAGGGGCGATTCCCATCATCACCTAGTGACATTTGCCACTCGGCTGATTTAAGGAGGGCTGCTCTCTTACGATCAGTGCAGATGAGAACACAACCCCTTGGTCCACCATCTTTTGATTTGACATTTGGTTCAGGGCAAGAGTCTATATCTAGTATTGAAGGCGAGGAGAGGCCATGTGCCTTTATGAAATCTTTAGTTGATGAAAGGGATTACCAAATTGGTGAGTGTTCTTCTATGGCTATCTCTGCGCCAGACTTCAAGGCAGAAAAATCATGCAGGATGATGAATATGGATGTGAAGGGGAATCAGTCCTCCTCAGGCTAA
- the LOC126793550 gene encoding uncharacterized protein LOC126793550, whose product MKYVLVTGGVVSGLGKGVTASSIGVVLRACGLRVTCIKIDPYLNTDAGTMSPFEHGEVFVLDDGGEVDLDLGNYERFVDVTLTRDNNITTGKIYQSVLDKERRGDYLGKTVQVVPHITDAIRNWIESVSVIPVDGKDGPADVCVIELGGTVGDIESMPFIEALRQLSFSVGQENFCLIHVSLIPVLGVVGEQKTKPTQHSVRELRALGLTPHLLACRSAQPLLESTKQKLSQFCHVAAGNILNIHDVPNIWYIPLLLRNQNAHRSILQQLNLLSIAAPPDLKDWTKMAETYDNLSNSVRIAMVGKYVGLTDSYLSVVKALLHACIACSLKPEIDWIAASDLEDDSAKLTPEAHTAAWETLRNAACVLIPGGFGDRGVRGMILAAKYARENKVPYLGICLGMQICVIEFARAVLGLERADSTEFDAQTPNPVVIFMPEGSRTHMGSTMRLGSRRTLFQTPDCITSKLYQNSEYVDERHRHRYEVNPDVIESLEEAGLKFVGKDDSGRRMEILELPSHPFYVGVQFHPEFKSRPRRPSALFLGLILAATGQLETYLSGINS is encoded by the exons ATGAAGTACGTTTTGGTGACCGGAGGAGTGGTGAGTGGGCTGGGAAAAGGCGTCACTGCTAGCAGCATAGGCGTCGTTCTCAGAGCCTGTGGCCTTCGTGTCACCTGCATCAAAATTG ATCCCTACTTGAATACGGATGCAGGAACCATGTCTCCCTTTGAACATGGCGAGGTTTTTGTTCTCGATGATGGTGGAGAG GTTGATTTAGACCTGGGTAACTacgaacgcttcgttgatgtCACTCTTACTCGGGACAACAACATCACCACCGGCAAGATATATCAG TCTGTCCTTGAcaaggagaggagaggagattatCTTGGAAAGACGGTGCAG GTAGTTCCACACATCACTGATGCCATCAGAAATTGGATTGAATCAGTTTCTGTCATTCCCGTGGATGGAAAAGATGGCCCTGCAGATGTTTGTGTCATAGAGTTGGGAGGGACTGTGG gGGACATTGAATCAATGCCATTCATTGAGGCTCTTCGGCAGTTGTCTTTCTCTGTCG GGCAAGAAAACTTCTGTCTTATCCATGTGAGCTTAATACCGGTACTGGGTGTTGTAGGAGAGCAA AAAACAAAGCCTACGCAACATAGTGTGCGGGAGCTGAGAGCATTAGGCTTGACTCCTCATCTGTTAGCATGTCGCTCTGCGCAG CCTTTATTGGAAAGTACGAAGCAGAAACTTTCACAATTTTGTCATGTTGCA GCTGGTAATATTCTTAATATTCATGATGTTCCAAACATCTGGTACATCCCTCTCTTACTCAGG AACCAAAATGCTCATCGGTCAATTCTTCAACAACTTAATTTACTAAG CATTGCTGCACCTCCCGATTTAAAAGATTGGACCAAAATGGCAGAGACTTATGACAATCTCTCCAACTCT GTGAGAATTGCCATGGTGGGAAAATATGTTGGCCTTACAGATTCATATCTGTCTGTAGTGAAG GCGCTTTTGCATGCTTGCATCGCATGTTCTCTAAAGCCAGAAATTGACTGGATTGCTGCTTCAGACCTTGAAGATGATAGTGCTAAATTG ACACCCGAAGCACATACTGCTGCATGGGAGACTCTAAGG AATGCAGCTTGTGTCTTGATTCCTGGTGGATTCGGAGATCGTGGTGTAAGAGGTATGATCTTAGCTGCAAAATATGCCAGGGAAAACAAAGTTCCATATCTTGGGATTTGTTTGGGGATGCAGATTTGTGTGATTGAGTTTGCTAGAGCT GTATTGGGTTTAGAAAGGGCAGATAGCACTGAGTTTGATGCACAAACACCAAATCCTGTTGTGATTTTCATGCCCGAG GGTTCAAGAACACATATGGGAAGCACAATGCGATTAGGATCGAGAAGAACATTATTTCAAACTCCTGATTGCATTACTTCAAAACT GTACCAAAATTCAGAGTATGTTGATGAACGACATCGGCACAGATATGAG GTAAACCCAGATGTTATTGAAAGTCTTGAAGAAGCTGGCCTAAAATTTGTAGGGAAGGATGATAGCGGAAGAAGAATGGAG ATTTTGGAGCTTCCAAGTCATCCATTTTATGTTGGAGTGCAATTTCATCCAGAATTTAAATCAAGGCCTAGGAGGCCCTCAGCTCTTTTTCTAG GTCTCATCTTGGCAGCAACAGGGCAGCTGGAAACATATCTTAGTGGGATTAATAGTTGA
- the LOC126793551 gene encoding uncharacterized protein LOC126793551 — protein MNMLPNKKREADRFGQRAWKLLRIALLWPRKGGVLKHHLTMLRVVPKFLKNHLGTNASTKSRPQIHYFERELSFDKTPLFNLKMHRPPSMRFIIPCLNPPLVLQDDDDHLFHSDKYYDENGGDSDLDENGGDSDLAITLSEDYNAAPYSCANYEDEAVDRKADEFIAKFYQQMKLQRQISNIQYNDMLNRSTN, from the coding sequence ATGAATATGCTGCCCAACAAGAAGCGTGAGGCTGATCGTTTTGGTCAGAGAGCATGGAAGCTGCTGCGTATCGCATTGCTATGGCCAAGAAAGGGCGGCGTCTTGAAACACCACCTCACGATGCTGAGGGTCGTTCCCAAGTTCCTTAAGAATCACCTTGGTACAAATGCATCAACCAAGTCAAGACCACAAATCCATTACTTTGAACGCGAGCTCTCCTTCGACAAGACCCCCCTTTTCAACCTGAAAATGCATCGTCCACCATCCATGCGCTTTATCATTCCTTGCCTTAACCCCCCACTGGTACTGCAAGACGACGACGACCACCTCTTTCATTCTGATAAATATTATGATGAAAATGGGGGTGATTCTGATCTCGATGAAAATGGGGGCGATTCTGATCTGGCAATAACATTGTCAGAAGACTATAATGCAGCTCCTTATTCATGTGCTAATTATGAGGACGAAGCAGTTGATAGAAAAGCAGATGAGTTCATCGCTAAATTCTATCAGCAAATGAAGCTGCAGAGGCAAATTTCAAACATACAGTACAATGACATGTTAAATAGAAGCACAAACTAA